A window of the Cutaneotrichosporon cavernicola HIS019 DNA, chromosome: 6 genome harbors these coding sequences:
- a CDS encoding uncharacterized protein (Microsomal signal peptidase 25 kDa subunit (SPC25)): MAPKGGAAAPPEAISSPAPPDAPSTIATDPHPTVRVNKSHVAEIKTALDDIVKEHLVQQAFTPSHMHTNVHLTLGYASVIFALGCSLYAYKMDFEESKPALWVAVVGYFGFQGALWAWKRWVERGEVFRGRRRRIVKRIETDHIQIITSTTLHHPPAPVLSVSPDSRPTSPTSPTTPSLSPSSSISGLSSPPRTPTSGMNPHPRGPTYLVHLTLSTTSNSGKSLIHKARVVSGKPIGEVVDEDGGVEAGEVTRWITTLLNDAGMVGVEEEGFKEE; the protein is encoded by the exons ATGGCCCCCAAGGGCGGTGCTGCAGCCCCACCAGAGGCTATCTCCTCCCCCGCTCCCCCAGACGCGCCGTCGACTATCGCGACCGACCCTCATCCAACGGTCCGCGTCAACAAATCGCACGTCGCCGAGATTAAGACCGCTCTCGACGACATTGTAAAGGAG CACCTCGTTCAACAGGCATTCACACCATCACACATGCACACAAACGTGCACCTCACGCTCGGATACGCCTCGGTTATCTTCGCCCTCGGATGTTCGCTTTACGCGTACAAGATGGACTTTGAGGAGAGCAAGCCCGCGCTTTGGGTTGCTGTGGTGGGGTACTTTGGCTTCCAGGGTGCGCTGTGGGCATGGAAGCGGTgggttgagcgcggcgaggtgtTCCGTGGGCGCAGGAGGCGGATTGTGAAGCGC ATTGAGACCGACCACATCCAGATCATTACATCAACCACGCTCCATCACCCGCCTGCCCCAGTGCTCAGTGTGTCGCCGGACTCGCGACCCACGTCTCCTACCTCGCCCACGACGCCGTCCCTttcgccctcctcgtctaTCTCGGGtctctcttctcctccgcgcACACCGACGTCCGGCATGAACCCGCACCCCCGCGGGCCGACGTACCTCGTGCACCTGACGCTGTCCACCACCTCGAACAGCGGCAAGAGCCTGATACATAAGGCGCGTGTTGTGAGCGGCAAGCCGattggcgaggtcgtcgacgaggacgggggAGTCGAGGCTGGCGAAGTCACGCGCTGGATCACGACGCTGCTCAACGATGCCGGcatggtcggcgtcgaggaggaaggctTCAAGGAGGAGTAA